Proteins encoded by one window of Acidobacteriota bacterium:
- a CDS encoding cytochrome c oxidase subunit I, with protein MSSQIQLRSVVEPTGFLRKYIFSTNHKVVGLQYFSLSLFAVVTGMALSWLMRIHVAWSGARILGLEHMSATGAPGGVMTPEYYLSLMTLHGTIMIFFVLTLAPQNAFGNYFLPLQIGAEETAFPFVNMLSFWTTLAAFLVLLATLFVKDGPPISGWTAYPPMSAVGKDAGPGLGTGQNLWILSIGIFCIASIASSVNFMVTFIDMRSKGMWLLRLPLTCWAWFITAILSLLSFAVLLAAVVLLFLDRTAGTSFFLPANLLVSGKIEPHSGGSPLLWQHLFWFFGHPEVYITILPGFGIVSHVLACFSRKPILGYRLILGCMLAIGFLSFVVWGHHMFVSGMSPFSGFLFSIPTIIISLPATITTLLWLSTLWGGKLQFNTAMMFCLGFISTFVAGGLGGILLAHPAVDSYLHATYFVVGHLHMVMGVSAIFAIFAAIYFWYPKMFGRMLSERLGLIHFGLTFLGVYCIFMPMHLLGFSGNPRRYAMLSDDFLLPLIPLHKFITVAALITGAVQLIFLFNLFWSMYKGRPASENPWNATSLEWSTSSPPPNRNFVEQPIVNHGAYEYGQTGLVRDFVMQSDPENLKVTE; from the coding sequence ATGTCATCGCAAATTCAATTACGGTCTGTTGTTGAACCAACGGGATTCCTCCGTAAATATATCTTCAGCACCAATCACAAAGTTGTCGGGCTTCAATACTTTTCCCTTTCACTCTTCGCTGTGGTCACAGGAATGGCGCTCTCCTGGCTGATGCGGATCCATGTTGCCTGGAGCGGCGCGCGAATCCTCGGGCTCGAACACATGTCCGCTACCGGCGCTCCAGGCGGAGTCATGACGCCCGAGTACTACCTGTCACTGATGACCCTGCATGGCACGATCATGATATTTTTCGTGCTCACGCTAGCTCCGCAGAATGCCTTTGGAAATTATTTCCTGCCTCTTCAGATCGGTGCAGAGGAAACAGCATTCCCATTTGTGAACATGCTGTCATTTTGGACGACGCTCGCTGCTTTTCTGGTTCTTCTCGCGACGTTGTTTGTCAAAGACGGCCCGCCAATCTCCGGCTGGACTGCATATCCACCGATGAGCGCGGTCGGAAAAGACGCTGGTCCCGGACTGGGAACAGGACAGAACCTTTGGATCCTTTCCATTGGCATTTTCTGTATCGCTTCCATCGCGAGTTCGGTCAACTTCATGGTTACCTTCATCGACATGCGCTCTAAAGGCATGTGGCTCCTGCGACTGCCGCTTACGTGCTGGGCCTGGTTCATAACCGCAATCCTGAGCTTGTTGAGCTTTGCGGTGCTGCTGGCCGCCGTAGTCCTGCTCTTTCTTGATCGCACGGCGGGCACAAGTTTCTTCCTGCCTGCCAATCTGCTCGTGAGCGGCAAGATCGAGCCGCACTCCGGCGGATCGCCGTTATTGTGGCAGCACTTGTTCTGGTTCTTCGGACATCCTGAGGTCTACATCACCATCCTTCCCGGATTCGGCATCGTCTCCCACGTGCTGGCGTGCTTTTCGCGTAAACCGATCCTTGGCTACAGACTGATCCTGGGATGCATGCTGGCGATTGGGTTCCTAAGTTTCGTCGTTTGGGGTCATCACATGTTCGTGAGTGGGATGAGTCCTTTTTCGGGATTCCTGTTTTCGATCCCCACAATCATCATCTCCCTGCCGGCCACCATCACGACATTACTGTGGCTGAGCACACTTTGGGGTGGAAAGCTCCAATTCAACACGGCAATGATGTTTTGCCTCGGCTTTATCTCAACCTTCGTCGCCGGCGGACTAGGCGGGATTCTACTGGCGCATCCGGCGGTGGATTCCTATCTGCATGCCACGTATTTTGTGGTCGGTCATCTACACATGGTCATGGGGGTCTCGGCGATCTTTGCCATCTTTGCTGCGATTTACTTTTGGTACCCGAAGATGTTCGGAAGAATGCTGAGCGAGCGGCTGGGTCTGATTCACTTTGGGCTGACCTTCCTAGGTGTCTATTGCATCTTCATGCCAATGCATCTGCTTGGCTTCTCGGGGAACCCGCGTCGTTACGCAATGCTTAGCGATGACTTCCTGCTTCCGCTGATTCCGTTGCATAAGTTCATCACGGTGGCGGCTCTGATTACGGGAGCAGTCCAGCTTATCTTCTTATTCAATCTGTTCTGGAGTATGTATAAGGGAAGACCGGCGTCGGAAAATCCGTGGAACGCGACATCTTTGGAGTGGAGCACGAGTTCTCCGCCGCCAAATCGCAATTTTGTGGAGCAGCCGATCGTAAATCACGGCGCTTATGAATATGGGCAGACAGGTCTCGTGCGCGATTTTGTTATGCAATCAGATCCGGAAAACCTGAAGGTGACAGAGTGA